A genomic window from Synechococcus sp. CBW1107 includes:
- a CDS encoding FAD/NAD(P)-binding oxidoreductase produces the protein MSPSSPPSQHHQILIVGGGAAGITVASQLLLARSGLDIAILEPSTDHYYQPGWTLVGGGVMTQEQTRRDEADLIPAGCSWIHAAAARFEPEANRVITSTGDTISYDALVVATGLQLRWERIKGLDEALGRQGVTSNYSREHLPYTWETIRHFPGGTAIFTFPDTPIKCAGAPQKIMYMADDIFKATSGVGVNTKVVFATAGPGLFGVPVYARVLKKVVEERGIQVLLRHNLKEIRADEKVAVFEVSDAEGHISSKEIPFSMIHAVPPMSAPDVIAQSPLATSGPGGWVEVDKFSTQHVRYPNVFSLGDVSSLPTSKTAGAVRGEAPVLVANLLAHLDGRPLQARYDGYSVCPLITGYNKVVMAEFDYDLQPVSSFQIDPTRERWSMWLMKTKGLPWIYWNRMLKGQPHESRYLRPLKPLVQALGLAYKGEPAPR, from the coding sequence ATGAGTCCATCCAGCCCGCCTTCGCAGCACCACCAGATCCTGATCGTCGGCGGCGGAGCAGCTGGGATCACGGTGGCCAGCCAGTTGCTTCTGGCCCGGAGCGGCCTCGACATCGCCATCCTCGAGCCCAGCACGGATCACTACTACCAACCCGGTTGGACCCTGGTGGGCGGCGGGGTGATGACCCAGGAGCAGACACGCCGAGATGAGGCCGATCTGATTCCCGCCGGCTGCAGCTGGATCCATGCGGCCGCCGCACGCTTCGAGCCGGAGGCCAACCGGGTGATCACCAGCACCGGTGACACCATCAGCTACGACGCCCTGGTGGTGGCCACCGGCCTGCAACTGCGCTGGGAGCGGATCAAGGGGCTGGACGAGGCCCTCGGTCGCCAGGGGGTCACCAGCAACTATTCCCGCGAGCATCTCCCCTACACCTGGGAGACCATCCGCCACTTTCCCGGCGGCACGGCGATCTTCACCTTTCCGGACACCCCGATCAAATGCGCCGGGGCCCCCCAGAAGATCATGTACATGGCCGACGACATCTTCAAGGCCACCAGCGGGGTGGGTGTCAACACCAAGGTGGTGTTCGCCACTGCCGGGCCCGGCCTCTTCGGTGTTCCCGTCTACGCACGGGTCCTGAAGAAGGTGGTGGAGGAGCGGGGAATCCAGGTGCTCCTGCGCCACAACCTCAAGGAGATCAGGGCCGATGAGAAGGTGGCGGTCTTCGAGGTCAGCGACGCGGAGGGCCACATCTCCAGCAAGGAGATCCCGTTCTCGATGATCCATGCGGTGCCGCCGATGTCGGCCCCCGATGTGATTGCCCAGAGTCCGCTGGCCACCAGCGGTCCCGGTGGCTGGGTGGAGGTCGACAAGTTCAGCACCCAGCACGTGCGCTACCCCAATGTCTTCTCCCTCGGTGATGTGTCGTCGCTGCCCACCTCCAAGACCGCGGGGGCGGTGAGGGGCGAGGCACCGGTGCTGGTGGCCAACCTGCTCGCCCATCTCGATGGCAGGCCCCTGCAGGCTCGCTACGACGGGTACAGCGTCTGCCCGCTGATCACCGGCTACAACAAGGTGGTGATGGCCGAGTTCGACTACGACCTCCAACCCGTGAGCTCCTTCCAGATCGACCCCACACGCGAGCGCTGGAGCATGTGGCTGATGAAGACCAAGGGCCTTCCCTGGATCTACTGGAACCGGATGCTCAAGGGCCAACCCCACGAGAGCCGCTACCTCAGACCCCTCAAGCCCCTGGTTCAGGCTCTCGGACTGGCCTACAAGGGCGAACCGGCCCCCCGCTGA
- a CDS encoding lysophospholipid acyltransferase family protein, whose translation MGPEPGAERDPQVIQRLMPLWEWLYRHYFRVSTSGWDHIPSDGQMLLVGSHNGGLASPDLPMLMLDWFRRFGLERRVYGLAHPKVWQVFPQAAHLAARTGAIPYYPRGAMAVLERGDSLLVFPGGGQDAFRPHRLRQSIQFRGRTGFIRLALWHDVPIVPLISWGSHDTLIVLEDCYEPMQRWHERGLPWLFGIDPEVFPLYLGLPWGLAVGPLPNLPLPAKIHTRVCRPIQFERGGHAASRDRDYVQSCYRRVVAEMQEQLDELVASTGREESQRGAGSPL comes from the coding sequence GTGGGTCCTGAACCCGGGGCCGAGCGCGATCCACAAGTGATCCAGCGCCTGATGCCGCTCTGGGAGTGGCTCTACCGCCACTACTTCCGGGTCAGCACCAGCGGCTGGGACCACATTCCCAGCGACGGCCAGATGCTGCTGGTGGGGTCCCACAACGGCGGCCTGGCCAGCCCCGACCTGCCGATGCTGATGCTCGACTGGTTCCGGCGCTTCGGCCTCGAGAGGCGGGTCTATGGCCTGGCTCATCCCAAGGTGTGGCAGGTGTTCCCCCAGGCGGCGCATCTGGCCGCCCGCACCGGGGCGATCCCCTACTACCCGCGGGGGGCCATGGCCGTACTGGAGCGAGGCGACAGCCTGCTGGTGTTCCCTGGTGGTGGCCAGGATGCCTTTCGCCCGCACCGGCTCCGCCAGAGCATCCAGTTCAGGGGGCGCACCGGCTTCATCCGGCTGGCCCTGTGGCACGACGTGCCGATCGTGCCGCTGATCTCCTGGGGCAGTCACGACACCCTGATCGTTCTCGAGGACTGCTACGAACCGATGCAGCGCTGGCATGAGCGCGGCCTTCCCTGGCTGTTCGGCATCGACCCCGAGGTGTTTCCCCTGTACCTCGGCCTGCCCTGGGGCCTGGCCGTGGGTCCCCTGCCCAACCTGCCCTTGCCGGCGAAGATTCACACCCGTGTCTGCCGGCCGATCCAGTTCGAGCGTGGCGGCCATGCCGCCAGCCGCGATCGGGACTACGTCCAGTCCTGCTACAGGCGTGTGGTGGCGGAGATGCAGGAGCAGCTCGACGAGCTGGTGGCGAGCACCGGGCGCGAGGAGTCTCAGCGGGGGGCCGGTTCGCCCTTGTAG
- the cysK gene encoding cysteine synthase A, which produces MASIFADSSLSIGRTPLVKLNRVVGDSRATVLAKIEGRNPAYSVKCRIGAAMIWQAEKDGRLGPGKELIEPTSGNTGIALAFVAASRGIPLTLTMPESMSLERRKLLTAYGARLVLTEGRLGMTGAVGRAREIAASDPERYVLLQQFSNPANPQIHHDTTGPEIWNDTDGQMDVLVAGVGTGGTITGVSRYFKTTRGQELLSVAVEPVNSPVIAQARAGEPPQPGPHKIQGIGAGFVPDNLDLDLVDRVEAVSDQEAVAMARRLMREEGILAGISCGAATVAALRLAAEEQFAGKTIVVVLPDSGERYLSSVLFEGVFDAAGLAPVER; this is translated from the coding sequence ATGGCATCGATTTTTGCTGACAGCAGCCTGAGCATCGGCCGCACGCCCCTGGTGAAGCTGAACCGGGTCGTCGGTGACAGCCGGGCGACCGTTCTCGCCAAGATCGAAGGCCGCAATCCCGCCTATTCGGTCAAGTGCCGCATCGGCGCCGCGATGATCTGGCAGGCCGAGAAGGACGGCCGGCTCGGCCCGGGCAAGGAACTGATCGAGCCCACCAGCGGCAACACCGGCATCGCCCTGGCCTTCGTGGCCGCCTCCAGGGGGATTCCTCTCACCCTGACGATGCCGGAATCCATGAGCCTGGAGCGGCGCAAGCTGCTCACTGCCTACGGAGCCCGGCTTGTGCTCACCGAGGGCAGACTCGGCATGACCGGTGCGGTGGGACGGGCCCGTGAGATCGCCGCCTCTGATCCCGAGCGTTATGTGCTGCTCCAGCAGTTCTCCAACCCTGCCAACCCCCAGATCCACCACGACACCACCGGCCCGGAAATCTGGAACGACACCGATGGCCAGATGGATGTGCTGGTGGCGGGTGTGGGCACAGGCGGCACCATCACCGGCGTCAGCCGCTATTTCAAGACCACCCGGGGCCAGGAGCTGCTCTCGGTGGCGGTGGAGCCGGTGAACAGCCCCGTCATCGCCCAGGCCAGGGCAGGTGAGCCGCCCCAGCCCGGGCCCCACAAGATCCAGGGGATCGGTGCCGGCTTCGTGCCCGACAACCTCGATCTGGATCTGGTGGACCGGGTCGAAGCGGTCAGTGACCAGGAGGCCGTGGCCATGGCCAGACGCCTGATGCGCGAGGAGGGGATCCTGGCGGGCATCTCCTGCGGGGCCGCCACCGTGGCCGCCCTGCGTCTTGCTGCCGAGGAGCAGTTCGCCGGCAAGACGATCGTGGTGGTCCTGCCGGACTCCGGCGAGCGTTACCTGAGCTCGGTGCTGTTCGAGGGGGTGTTCGATGCGGCTGGCCTGGCTCCGGTCGAACGGTGA
- a CDS encoding calcium/sodium antiporter, whose translation MLSVIEIVVGILLLFGGGELFVQGSVALALLLGVPQLVIGLTVVALGTSAPELFVSLISTLKGADDLAVGNVVGSNIFNVLVVLGISAVILPLRVHSRLIRRDVPVLLAVSMAVWGMASSGRVTWQAGLALLTAVVINTVWETRTAREEGESGGDEVDPSDAEGGYGPALVRLAAGLGLLVWGSQILVKGATAIALGLGVSQTLIGLTIVAAGTSMPELVTSIMAALKGKADLAIGNVVGSNLLNQLVILGGCAFLSGSRGLNVDPSMIHRDLPIMVATTLALLPIFWTGGVISRREGVLLVGLYGLYLVEQILPLTLPALASPLRSFTLVVVLPVLVLLLAVQVWRHWREIADPVRAGN comes from the coding sequence TTGTTGAGCGTCATTGAGATCGTGGTGGGCATCCTGTTGCTCTTCGGCGGTGGAGAGCTGTTCGTGCAGGGCTCAGTCGCTCTGGCGTTGCTGTTGGGCGTGCCTCAACTGGTGATCGGTCTCACCGTGGTGGCTCTGGGCACCAGTGCGCCCGAGCTGTTCGTGAGTCTGATCTCCACATTGAAGGGAGCCGATGACCTGGCGGTGGGCAACGTGGTGGGCAGCAACATCTTCAACGTGCTGGTGGTGCTGGGCATCAGCGCCGTGATCCTGCCGCTGAGGGTGCACAGCCGCCTGATCCGCCGCGATGTGCCGGTGCTGCTGGCCGTGTCGATGGCCGTCTGGGGCATGGCGTCCTCAGGCCGGGTGACCTGGCAGGCCGGTCTGGCCCTGCTCACCGCCGTGGTGATCAACACTGTCTGGGAAACCCGCACGGCCCGAGAGGAAGGTGAATCCGGCGGCGACGAAGTCGATCCATCCGATGCGGAAGGGGGCTACGGACCGGCCCTGGTGCGGCTGGCTGCCGGTCTTGGCCTGCTGGTGTGGGGCTCGCAGATCCTGGTGAAGGGGGCCACCGCCATCGCCCTCGGCCTGGGGGTGAGTCAAACCCTGATCGGCCTCACGATCGTGGCGGCGGGCACGTCGATGCCGGAACTGGTCACCTCGATCATGGCGGCCCTGAAAGGCAAGGCTGATCTGGCCATCGGCAACGTGGTGGGCAGCAACCTGCTCAACCAGTTGGTGATTCTCGGGGGCTGCGCCTTCCTCTCAGGATCACGCGGACTGAACGTGGATCCATCGATGATCCACCGGGACCTGCCGATCATGGTGGCCACCACTCTGGCCCTGCTTCCCATCTTCTGGACGGGCGGGGTGATTTCCAGGAGAGAGGGGGTGCTGCTGGTGGGCCTCTACGGGCTGTACCTGGTGGAGCAGATCCTTCCCCTCACCCTTCCGGCGCTGGCCTCACCCCTGCGCTCCTTCACGCTGGTGGTGGTCCTTCCGGTGCTGGTGCTGCTGCTGGCGGTTCAGGTCTGGAGGCACTGGCGAGAGATCGCCGATCCTGTCAGAGCGGGAAATTGA
- a CDS encoding SulP family inorganic anion transporter, with protein MARPLTWLNQISSHHIKGDVFGGLTAAVVALPMALAFGVASGAGAVSGLWGAVLVGLFAALFGGTPTLISEPTGPMTVVMTAVIASLTAKASSPEQGLAMAFTVVMMAGVCQILFGLLKLGRYITMMPYTVISGFMSGIGFILIILQIGPFLGQSIPKGGVMGTLTALPQLLAAARLPEVILAVVTVAIIWFTPAQVKRFAPPQLVALVIGTLLSLTLLNVGDGPEVEGIRRIGEIPSGFPHLVVPHIEPGLFQLMVVDALVLGLLGCIDALLTSVVADSITRSEHNSDKELIGQGLGNIVSGLFGGIAGAGATMGTVVNIQAGARSALSGITRALVLMVVILGASGLAASIPMAVLAGIAFKVGIDIIDWSFLGRAHHVSIKGAVIMYGVILLTVLVDLIAAVGVGIFVANILTIEKMSSLETRSVKAISTADDDLNLPEAEKALLDQGGGKVLLFQLIGPMIFGLAKTISREHNAIEECDSIVFDLSEVSHMGVTASLALENAVKEALEKERNVYVVGAQGSTLKRLRSLRVYGLLPAGHVELSRKEALADAVNSLPQSSMA; from the coding sequence GTGGCCCGCCCACTGACCTGGTTGAACCAGATCAGCTCACACCACATCAAAGGCGATGTCTTCGGTGGCCTCACCGCGGCGGTGGTGGCTCTGCCCATGGCCCTCGCCTTCGGGGTGGCCTCCGGCGCAGGGGCGGTTTCGGGGCTCTGGGGGGCGGTGCTGGTGGGTTTGTTCGCGGCGCTCTTCGGCGGCACCCCCACCCTGATCTCGGAGCCCACCGGTCCGATGACGGTGGTGATGACAGCGGTGATCGCCAGCCTCACCGCGAAGGCCTCCAGTCCCGAACAGGGACTGGCCATGGCCTTCACGGTGGTGATGATGGCCGGAGTTTGCCAGATTCTGTTCGGCCTCCTGAAGCTGGGCCGCTACATCACGATGATGCCCTACACGGTGATCTCGGGCTTCATGTCCGGCATCGGCTTCATCCTGATCATTCTCCAGATCGGTCCTTTCCTGGGCCAGTCCATCCCCAAGGGCGGAGTGATGGGCACGCTCACCGCCCTGCCTCAGCTTCTCGCCGCCGCGCGGCTGCCTGAGGTGATCCTGGCCGTGGTCACCGTGGCGATCATCTGGTTCACCCCGGCCCAGGTGAAGCGCTTCGCTCCGCCCCAGCTGGTGGCTCTGGTGATCGGAACCCTGTTGTCCCTCACCCTGCTCAATGTCGGCGATGGCCCTGAGGTGGAGGGGATCCGGCGCATCGGCGAGATCCCGAGCGGATTTCCCCATCTGGTGGTGCCCCACATCGAGCCGGGCCTGTTCCAGCTGATGGTGGTCGATGCCCTGGTGCTGGGTCTGCTGGGTTGCATCGATGCCCTGCTCACCTCTGTGGTGGCTGACAGCATCACTCGCAGCGAGCACAACTCCGACAAGGAGCTGATCGGTCAGGGCCTGGGCAACATCGTTTCAGGTCTGTTCGGTGGAATCGCGGGCGCCGGAGCGACCATGGGCACGGTGGTGAACATTCAGGCGGGAGCCCGATCCGCTCTCTCAGGCATCACCCGCGCCCTTGTGCTGATGGTGGTGATTCTGGGCGCCTCGGGTCTCGCCGCCTCGATCCCGATGGCTGTGCTGGCAGGCATCGCCTTCAAAGTGGGGATCGACATCATCGACTGGAGCTTCCTGGGTCGCGCCCACCATGTTTCGATCAAGGGTGCGGTGATCATGTATGGCGTGATCCTGCTGACCGTGCTTGTGGATCTGATCGCAGCGGTTGGGGTTGGCATCTTCGTGGCCAACATCCTCACGATCGAGAAGATGAGCAGCCTGGAAACCAGGTCCGTCAAGGCGATCAGCACCGCTGACGACGATCTCAACCTGCCTGAGGCCGAGAAGGCACTGCTCGATCAGGGGGGCGGCAAGGTGCTGCTGTTCCAGTTGATCGGTCCGATGATCTTCGGTCTGGCCAAGACCATCTCCCGCGAGCACAATGCCATTGAGGAGTGTGACTCGATCGTGTTTGATCTCAGTGAGGTTTCGCACATGGGCGTCACAGCATCCCTGGCCTTGGAGAATGCTGTCAAGGAAGCTCTGGAAAAAGAACGCAATGTCTATGTGGTGGGGGCCCAGGGCAGCACCCTCAAGCGTCTCAGGAGTCTGAGGGTGTATGGCCTGTTGCCTGCCGGTCACGTGGAGCTCAGCCGCAAGGAAGCCCTGGCGGATGCCGTGAACTCCCTGCCTCAGAGCAGCATGGCCTGA
- a CDS encoding Crp/Fnr family transcriptional regulator, whose protein sequence is MSWLISDGYVRQVTWNEDAELITLMLWGPGDLILGTQANFECRNETSTLSPASLEGHEPTDNELLEALKRQISRSMEIMRISRIRKADVRLLTMLRWLAAQFGRVNSLGHSLSLEDMNLTHQVIAELTGLTRVTVTKGLNKYKSLGQAILMTHGDLLLPHRPEAGLITQAVVMQPWASPSSAG, encoded by the coding sequence ATGAGCTGGCTGATCAGCGATGGCTATGTTCGGCAGGTGACCTGGAATGAAGACGCCGAACTGATCACCCTGATGCTGTGGGGGCCCGGCGATCTCATCCTCGGAACCCAGGCAAATTTTGAATGCCGCAACGAAACCAGCACCCTCTCTCCTGCCTCGCTTGAGGGTCATGAGCCCACGGATAACGAGCTCCTCGAAGCCCTCAAACGCCAGATCAGCCGCTCGATGGAGATCATGCGGATCAGTCGGATCCGCAAGGCCGATGTCCGCCTGCTGACCATGCTGCGCTGGCTGGCCGCCCAGTTCGGGCGGGTGAACAGCCTGGGCCACAGTCTCTCCCTCGAGGACATGAACCTGACCCATCAGGTGATCGCAGAGCTCACCGGACTGACCCGGGTGACCGTCACCAAAGGCCTGAATAAGTACAAGTCACTGGGTCAGGCCATCCTGATGACCCATGGTGATCTTCTGCTTCCCCATCGACCGGAGGCGGGGCTGATCACACAGGCTGTGGTGATGCAGCCATGGGCTTCCCCTTCCAGTGCCGGTTGA
- a CDS encoding GTP-binding protein — protein MTSTATNPATSQDAMTASLPVTILTGFLGAGKTTLLNHILSNQSGLKTAVLVNEFGEIGIDNDLIIATGEDMVELSNGCICCSINGELLEAVERILARPEPVDYLVVETTGLADPLPVAMTFLGSELRDSTRLDSIITLIDAENFEESSLESEVGRAQVIYGDILMLNKCDLVPEPRLLQLEGLLRNLKPDARILRSVKGDVALPLLLSVGLFESDRVVATGEAIPAAGEKGVETAALDHGDCDHEHGHCSHDTGHDHGHHDHSHHGHDHAHHADSGEHPADHLAIEGFTSLSFSSDGPFALRKFQNFLDNQLPTEVFRAKGILWFNESERRHVFHLAGKRFSIDDSDWTGERKNQLVLIGKDLDHNRLRRQLQACVAKDAGRGFA, from the coding sequence ATGACCAGCACAGCAACCAACCCAGCCACGAGCCAAGACGCCATGACGGCCAGCCTGCCGGTGACGATCCTCACAGGCTTCCTCGGTGCCGGCAAAACCACCCTGCTCAACCACATCCTCAGCAATCAGAGCGGACTGAAAACCGCTGTTCTGGTCAATGAGTTCGGTGAGATCGGCATCGACAACGACCTGATCATCGCCACAGGCGAAGACATGGTGGAGCTCAGCAACGGCTGCATCTGCTGCTCGATCAACGGGGAGTTGCTGGAAGCGGTGGAGCGGATCCTGGCGCGCCCGGAGCCCGTGGATTATCTGGTGGTGGAAACCACCGGTCTCGCCGATCCCCTCCCGGTGGCGATGACCTTCCTGGGCAGTGAGCTGCGTGACAGCACCCGCCTGGATTCGATCATCACCCTGATCGATGCCGAGAACTTCGAAGAGAGCAGCCTCGAGAGTGAAGTGGGGCGCGCTCAGGTGATTTACGGCGACATCCTGATGCTCAACAAGTGTGATCTGGTCCCTGAGCCCAGACTGCTGCAGCTGGAAGGCCTTCTGCGCAATCTCAAACCGGATGCCCGCATCCTGCGATCGGTGAAGGGCGACGTGGCTCTGCCTCTGTTGCTGAGCGTGGGCCTGTTCGAATCCGACCGGGTGGTGGCCACTGGCGAGGCCATCCCAGCGGCTGGGGAGAAGGGCGTGGAAACAGCGGCTCTCGACCATGGGGACTGTGACCACGAGCATGGCCACTGCAGTCATGACACCGGCCACGACCATGGTCACCACGACCACAGCCACCACGGGCACGATCATGCCCACCACGCCGACTCCGGCGAGCATCCGGCCGACCATCTCGCCATCGAGGGCTTCACCTCGCTCTCCTTCTCCAGCGACGGGCCTTTCGCCTTACGCAAGTTTCAGAATTTTCTCGACAATCAGCTGCCCACGGAAGTCTTCAGAGCCAAGGGTATTCTCTGGTTCAACGAAAGTGAACGACGTCATGTCTTCCATCTGGCCGGCAAGCGTTTCTCGATCGATGACAGTGACTGGACGGGTGAACGCAAGAACCAGTTGGTGCTGATCGGCAAGGATCTGGATCACAACCGTCTGCGCCGCCAGCTCCAGGCCTGCGTGGCCAAGGATGCAGGCCGGGGGTTTGCCTGA
- a CDS encoding iron uptake porin — translation MATAPLTPGLLRWAVVPAAIALWPWLLLTPSAATATELDLEGIGRYAGGTGRPSQDQVTSITQFSDVQPTEWAYQALSNLIERYGCVAGYPDGTFRGKKPLSRWEAAALLNACLDRITEVTDELRRLLKEFEEELAILRGRVDNLEAKVGELEANQFSTTTRLSGLATFVVGANAFSGSAGEAVNAARAEVGATTFSYDLQLTLDTSFTGKDLLRTILRAGNFGDSAFGGAGPTGSLSSLEIAFQEASGPDSLGIDKLYYQVPIGRGFTATIGGRVGQEDMLALWPSVYPSDTILNVLTLNGAPAAYNKNLGPGAGLWWQSNGWSISGSYVAANGNVGNPNLGGIGTSSSAGTGTVQIGYAKEQLALAAIYSHLQSGVEVPGTTPFTGSATATPGSRTNAFGLSGYWQPAASGWIPSISAGWGLNSTSYDDSQDDGALTTSQSWMVGLQWSDVIAKGNALGLAVGQPVFATALKGGETPQDQTFTWEWWFKVQLSDAISVTPAVFYLSRPLGQDTPSGQSFSQLGGLLKTSFQF, via the coding sequence ATGGCCACCGCCCCCCTGACTCCAGGACTTCTGCGCTGGGCCGTTGTCCCTGCCGCCATAGCACTCTGGCCTTGGCTGCTGCTGACACCCTCAGCCGCCACGGCCACTGAGCTCGACCTCGAGGGCATCGGGCGCTATGCCGGCGGCACCGGCAGGCCCAGCCAGGATCAGGTCACCAGCATCACTCAGTTCTCCGACGTGCAGCCCACCGAGTGGGCCTATCAGGCGCTCTCGAACCTGATCGAGCGCTACGGCTGCGTCGCCGGCTATCCCGATGGCACCTTCCGTGGCAAGAAGCCGCTGAGCCGCTGGGAAGCCGCCGCTCTGCTGAACGCCTGCCTCGATCGGATCACCGAAGTGACCGACGAGCTGCGCCGTCTGCTCAAGGAGTTCGAGGAGGAACTCGCCATCCTGCGCGGCCGCGTCGACAACCTCGAGGCCAAGGTCGGTGAACTGGAGGCCAATCAGTTCTCCACCACCACCAGGCTCAGCGGCCTGGCCACCTTCGTGGTGGGGGCCAATGCCTTCAGCGGCAGCGCTGGCGAGGCCGTCAACGCGGCCCGGGCCGAGGTGGGGGCCACCACCTTCTCCTATGACCTGCAACTCACCCTCGACACCAGCTTCACCGGCAAGGACCTGCTGCGCACGATCCTGCGGGCCGGCAACTTCGGCGACTCGGCCTTTGGCGGGGCTGGGCCCACCGGAAGCCTCTCCAGCCTGGAGATCGCCTTCCAGGAAGCCTCCGGCCCCGATTCCCTCGGCATCGACAAGCTGTACTACCAGGTTCCGATCGGCAGGGGATTCACCGCCACCATCGGCGGCCGCGTCGGCCAGGAGGACATGCTCGCCCTCTGGCCCAGCGTGTATCCGTCCGACACCATCCTGAATGTGCTCACCCTCAACGGAGCGCCGGCGGCCTACAACAAAAACCTTGGCCCCGGCGCCGGCCTCTGGTGGCAGAGCAACGGCTGGAGCATCAGCGGGAGCTACGTGGCCGCCAACGGCAACGTCGGCAACCCGAACCTGGGGGGGATCGGCACCAGCTCCTCCGCGGGCACGGGGACAGTCCAGATCGGCTATGCCAAGGAGCAGTTGGCTCTGGCGGCCATCTATTCCCATCTGCAGAGCGGCGTGGAGGTGCCTGGCACCACACCCTTCACCGGCAGCGCCACTGCAACGCCCGGCAGCCGCACCAACGCCTTCGGCCTGAGTGGCTACTGGCAGCCTGCCGCTTCCGGCTGGATCCCCTCGATCAGCGCCGGCTGGGGCCTCAACTCCACCTCCTACGACGACTCTCAGGATGATGGTGCCCTGACCACGAGCCAGTCCTGGATGGTGGGGCTCCAGTGGAGCGACGTGATCGCCAAGGGGAATGCCCTGGGCCTGGCGGTCGGTCAGCCGGTGTTCGCCACCGCCCTGAAGGGTGGAGAGACGCCCCAGGATCAGACCTTCACCTGGGAGTGGTGGTTCAAGGTTCAGCTGAGCGACGCCATCTCGGTCACTCCAGCCGTGTTCTACCTGAGCCGACCCCTGGGACAGGACACTCCGTCAGGGCAGAGCTTCAGCCAGCTGGGGGGACTCTTGAAGACCAGCTTTCAGTTCTGA
- a CDS encoding IS66 family transposase → MMTAHPAGIPEADWLETPASVRALINAQQQEIELLRGQLTSLATELANLRERIGRSSRNSSKPPSSDGLGFKPPERRKGSGRKRGGQQGHPGSGPELLSIERVDQVVDHHPDACRRCGTLLQGEDLDPLRHQVIEIPPITPLVIEHRLHRLVCPCCSTSTCASLPADVEASHYGPRLSALVGLLGSAFPLSFSKTQALLQQLVGVEMSRGAIGRVRQRLSAALEQPMQEALAFARVQPVAYVDETGAPTGNADGNNPTGKRGWQWVMVTAVVTVFVQGLSRSTTAAIELLGNAFGGIVVSDRFSAYNHLPTKQRQLCWAHLIRDLTAIAERPGASAEFGAQLLGLQQQLFGHWHRYKEGKIDWPALQQSCRPIRQTFETTLQRVVELGYQRGERTPWASTVRTCQQLQKVTGGLWTFLENEGIEPTNNAAERALRQSVIQRKISQGVQSRQGAICRSRLLTVTTTLRQQGRDVWEFLEQAWIAHHRDGVMPSLLSDP, encoded by the coding sequence ATGATGACCGCACATCCGGCTGGAATTCCAGAAGCCGACTGGCTGGAAACTCCCGCCAGCGTCAGAGCGCTGATCAACGCCCAGCAGCAGGAGATCGAGCTGTTGCGCGGCCAACTCACCTCCTTGGCCACCGAGTTGGCAAACCTGCGTGAGCGGATCGGACGCAGCTCTCGCAACTCATCCAAACCTCCCTCCAGTGATGGTCTGGGTTTTAAGCCGCCAGAACGGCGCAAGGGCAGTGGCCGCAAGCGGGGCGGCCAGCAGGGCCATCCCGGATCCGGACCAGAGCTGCTGTCGATCGAGCGGGTGGATCAGGTGGTGGATCACCACCCTGATGCCTGCCGCCGCTGTGGCACCTTGCTCCAGGGAGAGGATCTCGATCCCCTGCGCCATCAGGTGATCGAGATCCCGCCGATTACCCCGCTGGTGATCGAGCACCGGCTGCATCGCCTGGTCTGCCCCTGCTGTTCCACCAGCACCTGCGCCTCGTTGCCGGCGGATGTGGAGGCCAGTCACTACGGCCCAAGGCTCAGTGCACTGGTGGGCCTGCTGGGCAGTGCCTTTCCGTTGAGTTTCAGCAAGACCCAGGCCCTGCTCCAGCAGCTGGTAGGAGTGGAGATGAGCCGCGGCGCGATTGGACGGGTCCGCCAGCGCTTGAGTGCAGCACTGGAGCAGCCCATGCAGGAGGCCCTTGCTTTTGCCCGCGTGCAGCCGGTGGCCTACGTAGATGAAACTGGCGCCCCCACCGGCAATGCCGACGGCAACAATCCCACTGGAAAGCGGGGCTGGCAGTGGGTCATGGTCACCGCCGTGGTGACGGTATTTGTGCAAGGGCTGAGTCGATCGACGACCGCTGCCATCGAGCTGCTGGGGAACGCCTTTGGCGGGATTGTGGTGAGCGATCGCTTCTCGGCCTACAACCACCTGCCCACCAAGCAGCGCCAGCTGTGCTGGGCGCACCTGATCCGCGACCTGACGGCCATCGCCGAACGCCCGGGCGCCAGCGCTGAATTCGGAGCCCAGCTGCTGGGCCTGCAGCAGCAGCTGTTTGGCCACTGGCACCGCTACAAGGAGGGAAAGATTGACTGGCCCGCCTTGCAGCAAAGCTGCCGGCCGATCCGCCAGACCTTTGAGACCACGCTGCAGCGGGTAGTAGAGCTCGGCTACCAGCGCGGCGAGCGAACGCCTTGGGCCAGCACAGTGCGCACGTGCCAGCAGCTCCAGAAGGTGACAGGTGGGTTGTGGACCTTCCTGGAGAACGAGGGAATAGAGCCCACCAACAACGCCGCAGAACGTGCCCTGCGCCAATCGGTGATTCAGCGCAAGATCAGTCAAGGAGTCCAATCCCGCCAAGGTGCGATCTGCCGGAGCCGCCTGCTCACGGTCACCACTACCCTCAGGCAACAGGGGCGGGATGTCTGGGAGTTCCTGGAGCAGGCCTGGATCGCCCATCACCGCGATGGGGTGATGCCGTCACTGCTGAGCGATCCCTGA